In Microcoleus sp. AS-A8, the following are encoded in one genomic region:
- a CDS encoding AI-2E family transporter — MSETPTKTLLERLNNSVLLRFLLLFASGWALIQILDYFETVIVIFTIAAIVAFLLSYPVGWLRRFLPHGVAVGLVFLLGMLILASLTLTVGLALFSQGQQFIESLTTFLNSLVPLVERLEEFLRTRNIQVNLNDFEQQFRDQVLAGLGVGIGYSMETIKVFLSNFLNFIFIAATSFFMLFDGERIWSFIIKLLPKSLQKKFDKIIQRSFLGFFQGQILLSLFLITSTFIVFLILNVPFPLLLSLVAGGFDIIPGIGATLGVIVVFLIVLSQNVFLAFQVIAACIILQQIQDNLIAPRIMQNSLNINPVVVFFALLVGARVAGLLGIFISIPIAGVIVSLFEIDEMKAEE, encoded by the coding sequence ATGAGTGAGACACCCACAAAGACTCTTTTGGAGCGACTGAACAACTCGGTATTACTCCGATTTCTACTTTTGTTCGCCTCTGGGTGGGCATTGATTCAAATTTTAGATTACTTTGAGACGGTCATCGTCATTTTCACGATCGCTGCCATCGTCGCTTTTTTGCTCAGCTATCCAGTCGGGTGGCTACGTCGTTTCTTGCCTCACGGCGTAGCCGTTGGCTTGGTTTTTTTGTTGGGTATGCTCATACTAGCTAGTCTGACCCTCACGGTGGGATTAGCGCTGTTCTCACAAGGGCAACAATTCATCGAAAGCTTAACTACATTTTTGAACTCTCTAGTACCGTTAGTGGAGAGATTAGAAGAGTTTCTGCGGACTCGAAATATTCAGGTCAACTTGAATGATTTTGAACAGCAATTCAGAGACCAGGTTTTAGCCGGTCTGGGTGTAGGAATCGGCTATAGTATGGAAACTATCAAAGTTTTTCTCTCTAATTTTTTAAATTTTATATTTATCGCCGCTACTAGCTTTTTTATGCTATTTGATGGCGAAAGGATTTGGAGTTTCATCATAAAGCTGTTGCCCAAGTCTTTACAAAAGAAGTTTGATAAAATTATTCAACGCAGCTTTTTGGGATTTTTCCAAGGACAGATTCTCTTAAGCCTCTTCCTCATCACTTCAACCTTTATTGTATTTTTAATTTTAAACGTACCTTTTCCTTTACTTCTGTCATTAGTGGCTGGAGGATTTGACATTATTCCTGGGATTGGAGCCACGTTGGGAGTTATTGTCGTTTTTTTAATTGTCTTATCTCAAAATGTTTTTTTAGCGTTTCAAGTCATAGCCGCTTGCATTATCCTTCAGCAGATTCAAGATAATTTAATTGCGCCTAGGATTATGCAAAACTCGCTCAATATTAATCCAGTTGTCGTATTTTTTGCCTTGCTCGTTGGCGCTAGAGTAGCCGGTTTACTGGGTATTTTTATTTCTATTCCGATCGCTGGTGTCATCGTGAGTTTGTTTGAAATTGATGAAATGAAAGCGGAGGAATAA
- a CDS encoding DUF2288 domain-containing protein, producing the protein MQELRAQLAETLDEAELEWLKPHIQRDVVVVVHPQLDLLDVGIAIARDDALSVQHWISEQLIHKPSPNQLADWNTDQTKRFQALIVQPYVLVQESVTKGRD; encoded by the coding sequence ATGCAAGAGTTAAGGGCGCAGTTAGCAGAAACCTTGGATGAAGCCGAGTTGGAGTGGCTCAAACCTCATATCCAACGGGATGTGGTGGTGGTTGTCCATCCCCAATTAGATTTGTTGGATGTGGGAATCGCGATCGCTCGTGACGATGCTTTGTCAGTACAGCATTGGATTAGTGAGCAGCTTATTCATAAGCCATCTCCCAACCAACTCGCCGATTGGAACACGGATCAAACGAAGCGCTTTCAAGCTCTAATCGTGCAACCCTATGTTTTAGTGCAAGAGTCAGTCACAAAGGGGCGTGATTAA
- a CDS encoding YdcF family protein has protein sequence MLLRIASRKRQELISPTRRSRVRLFSLLMPVLALSLIYGYKQVESYFVQPKAIFVLGGEEERELFAAKFAQKHPGIPIWVSSGSPQWYAKRVFTKAGIETKRIHLDYKAEDTVTNFTTLVDKLQSEGIDSVYLITSDDHMRRARVIGEIVFGSRGIAVKPVEIPTGRSPEPIEKAIRDGARAILWVTTGYTGATLRYSIKNEKN, from the coding sequence ATGCTTCTGAGGATTGCTTCGCGTAAACGACAAGAACTAATTTCACCCACTCGGCGATCGAGAGTTAGATTATTTTCTTTGCTGATGCCAGTACTGGCGCTTTCGCTCATCTATGGCTATAAGCAAGTTGAAAGCTATTTCGTACAGCCGAAAGCCATTTTTGTCTTAGGAGGAGAAGAGGAACGAGAGTTATTTGCCGCTAAGTTTGCTCAAAAGCATCCAGGAATACCGATTTGGGTGTCTTCGGGTAGCCCTCAATGGTATGCAAAGCGGGTGTTTACGAAGGCGGGAATTGAGACGAAGCGCATCCACCTAGACTATAAGGCCGAGGATACGGTCACCAACTTCACGACTTTAGTGGATAAGCTGCAATCGGAAGGGATTGATAGTGTCTATTTGATTACCTCTGACGACCATATGCGTCGTGCTCGCGTCATTGGTGAAATTGTGTTTGGTAGCCGAGGAATTGCAGTGAAGCCTGTAGAAATTCCCACGGGGCGATCGCCTGAACCGATCGAGAAAGCGATTCGAGATGGCGCTAGAGCTATCCTTTGGGTGACGACCGGTTATACAGGAGCCACCCTGCGGTATAGTATCAAAAATGAAAAAAATTAA
- a CDS encoding tocopherol cyclase family protein — protein MLKTLQTPHSEYHWDGSDSRFFEGWYYRVTLPNCGQTFAFMYSIDDPVGGKPYSGGAAQILGPNDEYLCRTFPNVKQFWGSSESLALGHWGKTDLPTQPQYLDPATFERHIQEGYQATATLNQGYIRDPASSTDCRWQYEIKPVYGWGDSGTPQQSTAGWLSYLPIFEPGWQILMAHGLATGWVDWNGKRYEFTDAPAYSEKNWGHAFPKKWFWLNCNSFDGESDLALTAGGGNRKVLGWEESAALVGIHYGGKFYEFVPWNSKVCWQIQPWGSWQMQAENADYEVYLTGTTQHSGTPLRAPTQQGLIFFCRDTMQGQLSLELRERRSGKSKTILKADSSVCGLEIGGGPWQEAWVSSAKFPWVVYL, from the coding sequence ATGTTAAAAACTCTCCAAACTCCCCACAGCGAATATCACTGGGATGGTAGCGATAGTCGCTTCTTTGAAGGTTGGTACTACCGCGTTACCTTACCCAACTGTGGTCAAACCTTTGCCTTCATGTATTCCATTGATGACCCCGTTGGAGGTAAACCTTATAGCGGTGGTGCCGCCCAAATTCTAGGCCCCAACGATGAATATCTCTGCCGCACTTTCCCAAACGTTAAACAGTTTTGGGGTTCATCAGAATCCTTAGCGCTGGGGCATTGGGGCAAAACTGACTTACCCACTCAACCTCAATACCTCGATCCTGCAACGTTTGAGCGTCATATCCAAGAAGGTTACCAAGCAACAGCGACTCTGAATCAAGGCTATATTCGCGATCCCGCTAGTTCTACCGACTGTCGTTGGCAGTATGAGATCAAGCCAGTTTATGGTTGGGGCGATTCGGGCACACCTCAGCAATCCACCGCTGGCTGGCTTTCGTATCTACCGATATTTGAACCCGGTTGGCAGATTTTGATGGCGCATGGGCTAGCAACGGGTTGGGTTGATTGGAATGGCAAACGCTACGAATTCACTGATGCTCCCGCTTATAGTGAAAAAAACTGGGGTCATGCTTTTCCTAAAAAGTGGTTTTGGCTCAATTGCAATAGCTTTGACGGCGAATCCGATCTTGCCCTCACCGCAGGCGGGGGTAACCGGAAAGTATTGGGGTGGGAAGAGTCTGCGGCATTGGTTGGGATTCACTACGGGGGCAAGTTTTATGAATTTGTCCCTTGGAACTCAAAAGTCTGCTGGCAGATTCAGCCTTGGGGCAGTTGGCAAATGCAAGCTGAAAATGCAGACTATGAAGTGTACTTAACCGGCACGACTCAACACTCAGGAACACCCCTACGAGCACCGACGCAACAGGGTCTCATCTTCTTTTGCCGCGACACCATGCAGGGTCAGTTATCCTTGGAACTCCGAGAGCGGCGCAGCGGAAAATCTAAAACTATTCTAAAAGCTGATAGCTCTGTTTGTGGATTAGAAATAGGCGGCGGTCCCTGGCAAGAAGCTTGGGTATCTAGCGCTAAATTCCCCTGGGTTGTGTATTTATAA
- a CDS encoding AI-2E family transporter has protein sequence MSLGKLIGLLAFAVSLYILWEIRQVLLLVFAAIVFAVALNRVVRWLQGRGVKRGHAIAITVISLLLIFVILFALIGPSFATQLEQLINAVPKLLDRLRDWLNSLSTFVPQQLLDVRNLGNLIPRIQPLVTQLLGNAYNWFSDFLAILINVLLVIILTIMLLANPVPYRRGLILLFPAFYRRRADEILSECETTLVGWMTATLINMAAIGVVSFIGLLILGVPLALANALLAGLLEFIPNIGPILSVIPPIVVALLDEPWKAIAVLILYLLIQQFEAYLLVPFVMRQQVSLLPAATLLSVVVFGTFFGFAGVFLSVPLVIVFKIWLSEVLVKDVLNNWHRNPLDQLPPQLEEPLPDLATRENEEPT, from the coding sequence GTGAGTTTAGGGAAATTGATCGGCTTACTCGCCTTTGCAGTTTCTCTTTATATTTTGTGGGAGATCCGGCAAGTCCTTTTGCTGGTTTTTGCCGCAATTGTGTTTGCCGTTGCCTTAAATCGAGTGGTGCGCTGGCTTCAGGGGCGAGGAGTCAAGCGAGGACACGCCATTGCAATTACAGTTATTAGCCTACTGTTAATCTTCGTTATCCTGTTCGCACTGATTGGGCCTTCTTTTGCGACGCAACTGGAACAATTGATTAACGCCGTACCTAAGCTGTTAGATCGGCTGCGTGACTGGTTAAATTCACTCTCTACCTTCGTTCCACAGCAACTGTTAGATGTCCGTAACCTTGGCAATCTTATTCCAAGAATTCAACCTTTGGTAACTCAGTTATTGGGTAATGCCTATAACTGGTTCTCGGACTTCCTGGCAATTCTCATTAACGTATTATTGGTCATCATTCTGACCATCATGCTATTGGCGAATCCCGTACCCTATCGACGGGGATTAATACTTCTATTTCCCGCCTTTTATCGTCGGCGTGCCGATGAAATCCTGTCAGAGTGTGAAACCACTCTAGTTGGCTGGATGACAGCCACTCTCATTAATATGGCAGCCATTGGTGTGGTGAGCTTTATTGGTTTATTGATTTTGGGGGTGCCATTAGCACTAGCCAATGCTCTCTTAGCAGGCTTATTAGAATTTATTCCTAATATTGGCCCTATTTTGAGTGTGATCCCACCGATCGTAGTTGCCTTATTGGATGAACCTTGGAAAGCCATTGCAGTACTTATCCTTTACCTCCTAATTCAGCAATTTGAAGCTTATCTTCTCGTGCCATTCGTGATGAGGCAACAGGTGTCTTTGTTGCCAGCCGCTACTTTATTATCAGTGGTAGTTTTCGGTACATTTTTTGGATTTGCAGGTGTATTTCTTTCCGTCCCGCTTGTGATTGTTTTCAAAATTTGGCTGAGCGAAGTTTTAGTTAAAGATGTACTCAACAATTGGCATAGAAATCCCCTAGACCAACTCCCGCCTCAGCTAGAGGAGCCTTTGCCAGATTTAGCAACTCGTGAAAATGAAGAGCCGACATAA
- a CDS encoding glycoside hydrolase family 31 protein, with amino-acid sequence MNSVKQLSLLLRFVRFQRFLGSLFFSYQRDGWERQSPSSQTSEPLQEPGKLLQAEPTASGGRFYFEQAELEINFLSVDLVRVDWKPGIPPIPYGIARQDWPEVETNLQETAEGWVVSSTALKVVIADNGNLKLHNSNGQIIREELPPQRQGEAWTHRAQLREEEHIYGLGERAASLDLRRPKTEAQRIETYRLWHYDAGGMYSSGTDPLYLCIPVYLGLHREGSYLVFYENTHSGNVTLKDVAEVSFEGGALRYYLSVGQPTQLLERYTELTGRPPLPPRWALGYHQSRWGYETEEAVRETAQGFQEHDLPLSAIHLDIDCKDNFRSFTIDPDRFPKLREFNQELAAKGVRLISIVNPGVKADRNSDLFEEGRAQEVFCTYPNGKLVLAPVWPGMCAFPDFTNPLARHWWSRQYESLLDLGVTGFWHDMNEPGVFTLRGDATLPRPTRHLMEGRGGTHVEAHNVYGLQQARAGYEALCEYHPETRPFIVSRSGWAGLQRYAWTWTGDVETSWQGLRQTVPTILGMSLSGIPYTGPDIGGFKGNPSDELYLRWFQMASFLTFCRTHSANNVKPRTPWSYGETILNHVRECLRLRYRLIPYFYTLAWEATQTGHPLIRPLFWCDPDDQRLWGVEDVFCLGDALLVCPVMEEGVRSRQVILPKGGWYNFWDDALITGANEITLDAPLERIPVLVRAGSLIPMEEGEQLILHVYPPVQGSSEGCLYSDAGDGYGEWRCDRFRMDKGENGIELTWEQQGNYPFPYTSVQVHLHGMELQQAWIDGKEVSCQGNVVECARQRLIDNHVPPFKQVWLQGKFA; translated from the coding sequence ATGAATAGCGTCAAGCAACTCTCCCTCTTACTACGGTTCGTCAGATTTCAGCGCTTTCTTGGCTCACTCTTCTTTTCTTATCAGCGAGACGGGTGGGAACGCCAGTCTCCCAGTTCTCAAACTTCGGAACCCTTGCAAGAACCGGGAAAACTCCTTCAAGCTGAACCAACAGCAAGCGGAGGACGCTTCTACTTTGAGCAAGCCGAACTTGAAATTAACTTTTTATCTGTCGATTTAGTCCGAGTCGATTGGAAGCCTGGAATCCCTCCGATTCCTTATGGAATTGCTCGTCAAGATTGGCCGGAAGTAGAAACGAATTTACAGGAAACGGCTGAGGGTTGGGTGGTGTCTAGTACTGCCCTGAAAGTCGTTATTGCAGATAATGGCAACCTAAAATTGCACAACTCTAACGGGCAGATAATCCGGGAAGAACTACCCCCCCAACGACAAGGTGAAGCCTGGACTCATCGGGCACAACTGCGAGAGGAAGAACACATTTACGGTTTAGGAGAACGGGCAGCTTCTCTCGACCTCCGTAGACCCAAAACTGAGGCGCAGCGAATCGAAACCTATCGACTTTGGCACTATGACGCAGGCGGGATGTATAGTTCCGGGACTGACCCCCTTTACCTATGCATTCCAGTGTATTTGGGTTTACACAGAGAAGGAAGTTACCTCGTTTTTTACGAAAACACCCATTCCGGCAACGTTACCTTGAAAGATGTGGCTGAAGTCTCCTTTGAAGGCGGCGCACTGCGTTATTACCTGAGTGTGGGGCAACCGACACAACTGCTGGAACGCTACACCGAATTAACCGGACGCCCTCCCCTCCCTCCCCGTTGGGCATTGGGCTATCACCAGTCGCGCTGGGGTTATGAAACTGAAGAAGCTGTCCGAGAAACGGCTCAAGGGTTTCAGGAACACGATTTACCCTTGAGTGCGATCCACCTCGATATCGACTGCAAAGACAATTTCCGGTCATTTACCATCGATCCCGATCGCTTTCCCAAACTTAGGGAGTTTAACCAGGAACTCGCCGCCAAAGGAGTTCGCTTAATTAGCATTGTCAACCCTGGAGTCAAAGCCGATCGCAACAGCGACTTATTCGAGGAAGGACGAGCACAAGAGGTGTTTTGCACCTATCCCAACGGCAAACTCGTCCTCGCCCCTGTTTGGCCTGGGATGTGCGCCTTCCCCGATTTTACCAATCCTCTTGCCCGTCATTGGTGGAGTCGGCAGTATGAATCCCTGCTCGATTTAGGGGTCACGGGATTCTGGCACGATATGAATGAACCGGGAGTTTTTACCCTGCGAGGAGATGCCACGCTTCCCCGCCCGACTCGGCATTTGATGGAAGGTAGAGGCGGCACCCATGTCGAGGCGCATAATGTTTACGGGTTGCAGCAGGCGCGGGCTGGGTATGAAGCCCTGTGCGAGTACCACCCTGAAACACGTCCTTTTATTGTCTCGCGATCGGGTTGGGCCGGGTTGCAGCGTTATGCCTGGACTTGGACGGGGGATGTAGAAACCAGTTGGCAAGGGTTGCGGCAAACGGTGCCGACTATTCTAGGGATGAGTCTTTCCGGAATTCCTTACACGGGGCCTGATATTGGCGGCTTTAAGGGCAATCCCTCGGATGAGCTTTACCTGCGCTGGTTCCAAATGGCAAGTTTTCTTACCTTTTGTAGAACACATTCTGCAAATAATGTCAAGCCGCGCACCCCGTGGAGTTATGGTGAAACGATTCTCAATCATGTTCGGGAATGCTTGCGCCTGCGCTATCGTCTGATTCCCTATTTTTATACTTTGGCTTGGGAAGCCACTCAGACGGGGCATCCCCTGATTCGTCCCCTTTTCTGGTGCGATCCCGATGATCAGAGACTGTGGGGTGTGGAGGATGTGTTTTGCCTCGGTGATGCGCTGCTGGTGTGTCCGGTGATGGAAGAAGGAGTGCGATCGCGTCAGGTTATCCTTCCCAAAGGCGGCTGGTACAACTTCTGGGATGATGCGCTGATCACAGGGGCAAACGAGATTACTTTAGACGCTCCATTAGAGCGAATTCCTGTGTTGGTAAGGGCGGGAAGTCTGATCCCCATGGAAGAAGGGGAACAACTAATTCTTCATGTCTACCCACCTGTGCAAGGAAGCAGTGAAGGTTGCCTGTATAGTGATGCAGGGGATGGATATGGGGAGTGGCGATGCGATCGCTTCCGGATGGACAAGGGTGAGAACGGCATCGAGCTAACCTGGGAGCAACAGGGGAATTATCCTTTTCCTTACACGAGTGTCCAGGTTCATCTACACGGTATGGAGCTCCAGCAAGCTTGGATTGATGGGAAAGAAGTCTCTTGCCAGGGAAATGTTGTAGAGTGCGCTAGGCAACGTCTTATTGATAATCACGTCCCTCCTTTTAAGCAGGTTTGGCTTCAAGGAAAATTTGCCTAA
- a CDS encoding polysaccharide deacetylase family protein: protein MFLNRNIIKILIFLSTVALIFLGLKLLNKLSISLKFQSFGELINQVNTKDKVVALTYDDGPNPPYTNQLIEILERHQIKVTFFVVGKAVEQHPDTVRLILAKGHELGNHSYSHKALISEKPGFIWSEIQKTDQLLRQLGVKDEIHFRAPYGRKLFVLPYLLAKLHKKNILWTIDSKDYEASNSEVIETRVLEQVHPGSIILMHDGGGDRSRTVVATERLIENLKKKGYSFQTVSNLISKKSIIK, encoded by the coding sequence ATGTTTCTGAATCGCAATATTATTAAAATCTTGATATTTTTATCAACTGTGGCTTTGATATTTCTGGGATTAAAACTATTAAACAAACTTTCAATTAGTTTGAAGTTTCAAAGCTTTGGTGAACTCATTAACCAGGTGAATACAAAAGATAAAGTAGTGGCGTTGACGTATGATGACGGCCCGAATCCACCCTATACAAATCAGTTGATAGAGATTTTAGAGCGCCATCAGATCAAAGTCACTTTCTTTGTCGTGGGCAAAGCAGTTGAACAACACCCAGATACCGTTCGATTAATCCTAGCCAAGGGACATGAGCTAGGAAATCACTCTTATTCTCACAAAGCGCTGATTTCTGAAAAACCTGGGTTTATTTGGTCAGAGATACAGAAAACAGATCAACTTCTGCGTCAATTAGGTGTGAAAGATGAAATCCATTTCCGCGCTCCCTATGGACGTAAACTGTTCGTGCTTCCCTACCTTCTCGCCAAGTTACACAAGAAAAATATATTGTGGACGATTGATTCCAAAGATTATGAAGCATCCAACTCAGAGGTGATAGAGACGCGTGTGCTTGAACAGGTTCATCCCGGCTCGATTATACTCATGCATGATGGCGGAGGAGATCGTTCACGAACAGTCGTGGCGACTGAACGGTTGATTGAAAACTTGAAGAAGAAGGGCTATAGTTTTCAAACCGTTTCTAACCTGATCAGTAAGAAGTCAATTATAAAGTAA
- a CDS encoding flippase — protein sequence MNKLTAVTQKLSPGLRKIIKNIGWLFADRVLRMGVGFLVGAWVARYLGPQQFGLYNYAIAFVSLFTALATLGLDQIVVRNIVREPSCKDETLGTTFALKFIGGLVTLFLTLGIIHLLRPDDSLTRWLVGITATGMIFQAFDTIDLWFQFQVDSKYTVVAKNTAFIIITVIKIALIQSKAPLIAFAWTGLLEIALGAVGLVLAYTLRGQNFKAWRFSWLQAKLLLKESWPMIVAGLSIMIYVRIDQIMLGELIGSESVGIYSVASRLSELWGFVPTAIVSSFNPSIIEAKKVSEELYYNKLQKVFNIMTVLAYGIAIPTTFLSQEIVVLLFGESYASSGGVLAIYIWGQLFSFLGIARITWIVTEGFTMYALVFASAGAIVNIILNFWLIPIYQETGAAIATVISYGLVDYVIFLLYRPFLKIGQLMTNALILRFVFAHVVRRLR from the coding sequence GTGAATAAGTTAACGGCGGTAACCCAAAAGCTCAGTCCAGGACTCCGTAAAATTATTAAGAATATAGGCTGGCTGTTTGCCGATCGCGTCCTACGAATGGGTGTAGGATTTCTCGTCGGCGCTTGGGTAGCCCGTTATCTAGGGCCGCAGCAGTTTGGTTTATACAACTACGCGATCGCTTTTGTTTCCCTGTTTACTGCGCTTGCCACACTGGGATTAGACCAAATTGTGGTGCGTAATATTGTTCGTGAACCCTCTTGTAAAGATGAAACTTTAGGTACTACCTTTGCCCTAAAATTTATTGGCGGACTTGTCACATTATTTCTAACGCTTGGAATCATTCACCTGCTACGGCCTGACGACAGTTTAACTCGCTGGTTGGTAGGAATCACAGCAACAGGCATGATTTTTCAGGCATTTGATACCATCGATTTGTGGTTTCAGTTTCAAGTTGATTCCAAATATACGGTTGTTGCTAAGAATACAGCTTTTATCATTATCACGGTTATCAAAATTGCTTTAATCCAAAGTAAGGCTCCTCTGATTGCTTTTGCCTGGACAGGTTTATTAGAAATTGCTTTGGGTGCTGTAGGTTTAGTTCTTGCATATACATTAAGGGGACAAAACTTTAAAGCATGGCGTTTCAGTTGGCTGCAAGCCAAACTGTTGCTGAAAGAAAGCTGGCCCATGATCGTTGCTGGCCTATCGATCATGATTTACGTGAGAATCGATCAGATTATGTTAGGTGAACTCATCGGTTCTGAGTCTGTGGGAATTTATTCAGTCGCATCACGACTATCAGAACTTTGGGGCTTTGTGCCGACAGCGATTGTTTCTTCCTTTAATCCTTCTATTATTGAAGCGAAGAAAGTGAGTGAAGAGCTTTACTATAATAAGCTACAGAAAGTTTTCAATATTATGACGGTTTTAGCTTATGGAATTGCGATTCCCACTACGTTTCTGTCCCAAGAAATTGTTGTCCTTCTATTTGGTGAAAGTTATGCCTCCTCTGGAGGGGTGTTGGCGATTTATATCTGGGGACAATTATTTTCTTTTTTAGGCATCGCTCGAATCACTTGGATCGTTACCGAGGGATTTACGATGTATGCCTTAGTCTTTGCCAGTGCCGGAGCTATTGTGAATATTATATTAAATTTTTGGTTGATTCCCATTTATCAAGAAACCGGTGCGGCAATCGCAACTGTGATTTCCTATGGATTAGTTGATTACGTTATTTTCCTGTTATATCGTCCATTTCTAAAAATTGGCCAGTTAATGACTAACGCGCTGATTTTGAGGTTTGTATTCGCCCATGTTGTGCGAAGGCTGAGGTAG
- a CDS encoding glycosyltransferase, which translates to MKDNPFVSIAINNYNYARFLPEAIESALNQTYPHVEVIVVDDGSTDNSKEIITNYGDKIIPVFKENGGQASAFNAGFAASRGDIICFLDADDLFVPEKAAEIVQALGDRQDAGWCFHFLKWVDADGKPSIHKNSQEDASIPQNSHESLIHEYDLRAHIKKGKLKDKLDNLPSTTGLCFTRSLLQQILPMPEAKRIGLNDGYLEFTAIGLSKGIILNQELALYRVHGSNAYAQRKDSQKIQARIIVLTAYWMRTKFPEFSKFTNNLLATGLGMYQRAGGVEAECQEFVENYLTSVTLPEKLEIYIRALYNYIKNTKFQ; encoded by the coding sequence ATGAAGGATAATCCTTTCGTTAGCATCGCCATTAATAACTACAATTATGCTCGTTTCCTGCCGGAGGCGATTGAGAGCGCCCTAAACCAAACCTATCCCCACGTTGAGGTGATTGTGGTGGATGATGGTTCTACGGATAACTCCAAGGAAATTATCACCAATTATGGGGATAAAATCATCCCTGTTTTTAAAGAAAATGGGGGACAAGCTTCGGCTTTCAATGCTGGCTTTGCTGCGAGTCGAGGGGATATTATTTGCTTTTTAGATGCGGATGATCTCTTTGTGCCGGAAAAGGCGGCAGAAATCGTACAGGCATTGGGCGATCGCCAAGATGCGGGTTGGTGTTTCCATTTCCTTAAGTGGGTGGATGCCGATGGCAAACCCTCTATTCATAAAAACAGCCAAGAAGATGCATCGATTCCTCAAAACAGTCATGAAAGTCTAATTCACGAGTACGATTTGAGAGCGCACATTAAAAAAGGCAAACTCAAGGATAAATTAGACAATCTTCCCTCTACCACCGGTCTTTGCTTTACGCGATCGCTTCTACAACAGATTCTTCCCATGCCTGAGGCCAAAAGAATTGGTTTGAATGATGGGTATTTAGAATTTACGGCAATCGGGCTGAGTAAAGGCATAATCTTAAATCAAGAATTAGCGCTTTATCGGGTACATGGTTCTAATGCTTATGCCCAAAGAAAAGACAGTCAAAAAATACAGGCCAGAATCATCGTCTTAACAGCCTATTGGATGCGAACTAAATTCCCGGAGTTTTCTAAGTTTACGAATAATTTATTGGCAACGGGTTTGGGAATGTATCAACGTGCAGGAGGAGTTGAGGCGGAATGCCAAGAATTTGTGGAAAATTATCTGACTTCGGTTACGCTTCCAGAAAAACTCGAAATTTATATTAGGGCACTTTACAATTACATCAAAAATACTAAGTTTCAATAA
- a CDS encoding glycosyltransferase, protein MSRVAIFLTYLRGGGVERVILNLARGFVEQGLSVDLVLVREEGEFLSLVPPEVRIVNLNGKRLISSIPALVRYLQQNKPVALLSAMQDINLVALWSRKLAGVSTRVVVSVHNTVSQESHNSAQLKRRFAPYLARLFYPWADAIVTVSQGSADDLMRLGLSSKQIRVIYNPVVTPEVFEKVAEPIDHPWFEPDSPPVILGVGRLAKQKDFPTLIRAFAQVRQHRPVRLMILGEGQERPAIEALVQELGLGKDVALPGFVANPYAYMASSAVFVLSSLFEGLPTVLIEAIAGGTKVVSTDCESGPAEILSNGQYGKLVPVGDINGIAEAILSSLEEPPNPEVLQRRAADFSVDKAVAQYRQVLQVG, encoded by the coding sequence ATGTCTAGAGTGGCAATTTTTCTGACTTATCTCCGTGGAGGTGGGGTCGAGAGAGTAATTCTTAACTTAGCTCGTGGTTTTGTCGAGCAAGGTTTAAGCGTAGATTTAGTTTTAGTCAGGGAGGAAGGTGAGTTTTTGTCCCTGGTACCGCCAGAGGTGCGAATTGTGAACCTGAACGGGAAGCGCCTGATATCTAGCATCCCCGCTTTGGTACGCTACCTGCAACAGAACAAACCTGTCGCCCTGCTCTCGGCAATGCAAGATATTAACCTAGTAGCACTCTGGAGTCGGAAGCTCGCGGGCGTATCCACCCGTGTGGTCGTGAGTGTACACAACACCGTCTCGCAAGAGTCCCACAACTCAGCCCAGTTGAAGCGACGATTTGCACCGTACTTAGCACGATTGTTCTATCCTTGGGCGGATGCTATTGTTACCGTATCCCAAGGGTCCGCGGACGATTTGATGCGTCTAGGTTTATCCTCAAAACAGATTCGCGTGATTTACAACCCAGTCGTGACCCCAGAGGTTTTTGAAAAAGTTGCCGAACCTATTGACCATCCTTGGTTTGAACCAGATTCACCTCCAGTGATTTTGGGTGTGGGACGATTGGCAAAGCAGAAAGACTTTCCCACGCTGATTCGAGCCTTCGCTCAAGTGCGACAACATCGTCCAGTTAGGCTGATGATCTTGGGTGAAGGGCAAGAACGACCAGCAATTGAGGCTTTAGTGCAGGAACTAGGGCTAGGGAAAGATGTGGCTTTACCTGGGTTTGTGGCAAATCCTTATGCTTACATGGCTTCATCCGCAGTATTCGTCCTATCCTCTCTATTTGAGGGGTTGCCCACAGTACTGATTGAGGCGATCGCAGGGGGAACCAAGGTTGTTTCTACCGACTGCGAGAGTGGGCCGGCAGAGATTTTGTCCAACGGGCAATACGGCAAGTTAGTGCCGGTGGGCGACATTAACGGTATTGCAGAGGCAATTCTAAGTAGCTTGGAGGAGCCGCCTAACCCTGAAGTGCTACAACGCAGGGCGGCTGATTTCTCGGTCGATAAGGCGGTTGCACAATATCGGCAGGTATTGCAGGTCGGCTAA